The Faecalibacter bovis genome includes the window ATTTGGCAAATTTATTTACCTGTACGTCATTTACATATTCCAGGAAATGTTTTTTGGACTGAAGAAGGTCATCGACTTTCATGGCGAATGATGTTGCGCAGAAAAGCGGCAGATGTGCATGTATATGTTTCAATTCCTGATAAAAAAGGAAAATATCAACCAAAAGAAAAGGTTAATCTTTCAACGTATTTAACGTATAAACAAGAGAAAAGATTTGGAATTTCAGCAGATATGATTTGGCAGTTTGCGCAGTTTGTAAAAGCGGATTACGAAAAAAAGGGAATCAAGAATGTGAAAGTATTTGTTGATAGTAAAGTTTCTGTTAACGGAAGTCGTTTTTATCAATATACAAATCCCGATGTAAATATTGCTAATCAAAAATGGAGTTATTTTGGACATCAAAACTGGCTAAAGAATAAGCCAAAAGAACTAAAATTATCATATATTGATTAAAATACTTAACTTTATAATATTAATTCCTTAACTATGAAAAAAACATTTTTGATATTGTTAGCAGGTTTTGCAATGATAGCTTGTGATAATAAAAATATTGCTAAAGATTCCTATAAAGGTTTAGAAAAGCAGGAGAAAGAATTAGCAGAACTAGATAGTATAACTTTAGAAGCTAGACGTACTTTTGATGATTTTAAATTAGCATTAGAAATGAAAGATTCTACAATGACTAATTTTATTGTTAAAGAAGAGTTTGTCGTGAAAAATGGTGATCGTAGCCAACAAGAACACTTGTGGATTCGCGATGTGCATCAAGATGGAAACGTTTTAAAAGGAATTGTAGATAATCAACCACAAGTAACGAAAGAAGTAAAATTAAACGATACTATTGTTATTGATGATAAAAAGATTTCGGATTGGATGTTTTACAAGTTAGAACCAAATGATACAGTTGCTCGTATGATTGGTGGTTATTCTGTAAAATACATGAGAAATAAATTATCAGACGCGGAAAGAGTAGAGTTTGATAAACAATACAAAGTAAAATTTGACTAAATTATAATTGATTATTATAAAAAAGCCACTTCAATTTTGAAGTGGCTTTTTTTATTTTTTATTGGGTCAAAACCGTAAACAAATTGGTTCAACAATCCGTTTGAGCTTTCGAGTTGTACAATATCCATTAAATTTTCAATATAGTTAGATATTATTGTTTTATCGTTAATGCTTAAATCTGTTTCGTAAGGCTTCATAGAATCAACAAATTTCTTTATAGCATATAGATAATGTTTATCTTCTACATTTTTACTTTTATTTATAAACTCAAACGTACTGGCTAATCGATTCAATTTTTTTTCTACAATTTGATTTAAACTTTGTACAGATAAACCATTTACTGATGAATTAAATTTTTCTTTTTTAATAAATGATTGAAATTCATTTTTATTTGAATCTTGAGCCATAGATAATACCGAAAAACTAGTTAATAGTATTGTGAATAATAATTTTATATTCATCATTAATCAATCAATGATAATTGAATCTTACGTTTTTCTTCATCAATTCCAATTACAGTAACTTCAACTTGTTGTTGTAAATGAACTTTTGTAGAAACATCAGAAATAAATTCGTTGCAGATTTTAGAAATATGAACTAATCCATTTTCTTTTAAACCGATATCAACAAAACAACCAAAGTTGGTAATATTATTAATAATTCCAGGAACTTTCATACCAAGACTTAAATCTTCAAATTTCTTTAATCTCGAATCAAAACTAAAAACTTTAGCTGTAGATCGTGGATCTAATCCTGGTTTTTCTAACTCTTTTAAAATATCTTCTAAAGTCGGAATTCCAACTTCGTCAGTTATATATTTATGTATATCAATTTTAGCGATTAATTCATTATTTAGGATCAAATCTTCTACATTAACTTTTAAATCTTTCGCCATTTTTTTCACTATTGGATAAGATTCAGGGTGAACAGCAGAATTATCTAATGGATTTTTCGCATCTTTAATTCGTAAAAAAGCAGAAGCTTGTTGAAAAGCTTTTCCACCTAAACGGGGAACTTTTTTTAATTCTTCACGACTTTCAAAAGGGCCATTTTCAGTACGATAAATAACGATATTCTCAGCTAATTTTTCGCCAATTCCAGAAACATAATTCAGTAAATGCTTACTTGCAGTGTTTACATTAACACCAACTTTATTTACACAAAGGGTTACGACTTCGTCTAACTCATTTTTTAGTAAAGTTTGATCTACATCATGCTGATACTGACCAACTCCAA containing:
- a CDS encoding DUF4844 domain-containing protein; the protein is MMNIKLLFTILLTSFSVLSMAQDSNKNEFQSFIKKEKFNSSVNGLSVQSLNQIVEKKLNRLASTFEFINKSKNVEDKHYLYAIKKFVDSMKPYETDLSINDKTIISNYIENLMDIVQLESSNGLLNQFVYGFDPIKNKKSHFKIEVAFL
- a CDS encoding DUF2314 domain-containing protein — encoded protein: MKKTFLILLAGFAMIACDNKNIAKDSYKGLEKQEKELAELDSITLEARRTFDDFKLALEMKDSTMTNFIVKEEFVVKNGDRSQQEHLWIRDVHQDGNVLKGIVDNQPQVTKEVKLNDTIVIDDKKISDWMFYKLEPNDTVARMIGGYSVKYMRNKLSDAERVEFDKQYKVKFD